The DNA window tccgcttatcagtATCTTAATTCTTATGACACATTTACATGTAATCTTTTGTTTATTAGCATTGTGAGTTTGTGACTCTAGGCATCTTAATTTAACCAGCCATTATTATTGTTCCCATACATTATCCTCAatataaattactaaattaatgtGCAAGCCATGATTTCAAACTCTACAACCAAGATTACGGCATTGATGTTACAATTTTGTAGCCATTTACAACAATTACAGCAGCATCAACTGCAAATTTTGCTGCAGCTAGAATTGCAACCACAAATCCAAACCATGATGGGACAAATAAACTTTTTCTTCAACAAACCAtttaattttgtaacaaattaattaaattcataaatttagAAGCAATCCTCCAGCACCATTGATTACCCTAAACACAGGACTCTAAAATCCACCATCTATCACATTAATTACCCTGAACTCTAATTTGAGCTCTAACATTTCATTACAGGAAGAATTTtgacataaatttttttgttcaaattgcTTGTGAAAAATCAAATTCTCCAACAATTTAACAAATCAAAAAGAACAAAATGATGTTGTTAATGCAAATTACAATATTTTGGGGCTGACCTGGTCTTTGACGGCACTGAGTCCAAAATTGGAGACCTTGAGATTCCCATTCTCATCAAGCAAGAGATTTTTCGACTTCAAATCACGGTGGAAAACGCCGCGCGAGTGGCAGTACCCTACGGCGGAGATAAGCTGCTGGAAATACTTGCGGGCGAGATCCTCGCTGAACCTCCCTTTCGAAACCTTAGCAAATAACTCACCGCCTTTAACGAACTCCAATACAAAATAGATCTTGGTCTTTGTTGCCAGCACCTCGTGCAGCTTCACGATGTTCGGGTGGTTGAGCTTGCTCATGATCGAAACCTCGCGCTTCACGTTCGAAACCAGCGACGTTCCCATTATCTTCCTCTTGCTTATCACCTACGCATTCCACAAATTCAAATACGTATTTCAACGAATTTGATCACATTGAAGAATTCGATTCAAAATTCAGCAGTTTCTGTAAATCATTCCTTATAAAGAGAAAATTTAACACAATCAATACATCAATTTCAACTCCAACCAATCACAGAACTTTTCAAGTTTCTTCaataaagagaaaattattTGATCTTGTCAATTGAAACTCCAAATGATTTACATCTTACGGCGGCGGGAGCACGAGGAGCGACGGTGGTGCGACTATAAGGAGTGACAACGGCACGGCAGCAACAGAGTGCAACGGCGGCGTGAGCAGGAGGAGCGACGGCGGCACAACCGTGACGGAGTGACGACATAAGCGAAGAATGGTGTGAATTTGGGGTTGAACGAGGGAAATTAGAAGAATTGTATTTCTACAC is part of the Arachis duranensis cultivar V14167 chromosome 1, aradu.V14167.gnm2.J7QH, whole genome shotgun sequence genome and encodes:
- the LOC110274956 gene encoding uncharacterized protein LOC110274956; translation: MSSLRHGCAAVAPPAHAAVALCCCRAVVTPYSRTTVAPRAPAAVISKRKIMGTSLVSNVKREVSIMSKLNHPNIVKLHEVLATKTKIYFVLEFVKGGELFAKVSKGRFSEDLARKYFQQLISAVGYCHSRGVFHRDLKSKNLLLDENGNLKVSNFGLSAVKDQVSPKILKSLFVPSWFGFVVAILAAAKFAVDAAVIVVNGYKIVTSMPEKPGHDFALNATYDDVNASSYDALVILGGCAPEYLALNKSIIALVKHFIESKKCIPYRYKIEEKTWLGNLNEFEVLVISSQKGKGMLFPKGGWELDESKKEEALRETIEEVGVRGIVGGKLGKRSFKSKTHDTFYEGYMFPLLVEEQLEFWPEQNVRQRTWMSVSEAREVCQHWWMKEALDRLVNRLTGQKLLGRETKQVTRSLFNS